The Haloarcula sp. H-GB4 genome segment CGTCGACGACTTCGTCGTACTCGTGATCCGCCTCTGTCTCCGCTCTTGCAATGGTCCGAATCGAGGGCGCGTACTGTTGGGCCTCCATGCAGATGGCGAGGTTCGTGCCCGGCTCGTCAGTGAGTGCGGCGATAGCGTCGGCCTCGGCCAGATCGGCCTGTTGCAGAATCGACGGTCGCGTGGCGTCACCGTGGATGACCGGCCCAATATACGCATCTGACAGCGCCTCGACGCGCTCCTCGTCGGACTCGATCAGCAGTACGTCGTGACCCTGATCGACGAGGTTCTCGGCGGTCTGTCTCCCGACGCGTCCGCCGCCGGCGATGATGAATCGCTTTGTCCGGGCCATTAGCGTACTGTTGAGAACGTGCCATCTTCAATGCCCCGACAGTTCCAGCCGACTGAGAACATGGGCGACCATACTGTGCGGTCGGTCGGCAGAAGCTTTTATCAAATCCCCTCACAGTTCTTACAATAGAAGAATTTACCCTGGTACTCAAATGGACCGAACGGAGTACATACAGCGTACGATGGACGGCGTGCCAATCACAAACAGGATGCATGAGTAAGAGCCAGACGCGGTCGCCAGAGGCTGAACTCGGGCTACTTGACGCGACGATGATCGGGATGGGTGCGATGATTGGGGCCGGTATTTTCGTCTTAACGGGGCTGGCCGCCGAAATCGCCGGGCCAGCTGCGATTCTCGTCTTCGCACTGAACGGCGTCGTGACGGCGTTCACGGGACTCTCCTACGCGGAGCTTGCCGCCTCGATTCCGAAAAGCGGCGGTGGCTACGCGTTTGTGCGGGAGATATTCGACGACTTCGCCTCGTTCATCATGGGCTGGATGCTCTGGTTCGCCTACATGATCGCGGGAGCACTGTATGCGCTGGGCTTTGCGCCGAACTTTCTCGAACTGTTGCACGTCTACGGCGTGGTCCCGTCACCGGACCAGGTCGGTGCTGTTGCAGTTCCGGTCATTGATGTAGCGCTCCCACCCGCCTTTTTGCTTGCGTTTATCGCGGTTCTTGGCCTTGTAGCGCTCAACGCCGTCTCGACGGCCGCCAGCGGCAGTGTCGAGACGATTTTCACCATCATCAAAGTCTCCATTCTGGTCGTGTTCGTCGCATTCGGGCTCGCGTCACCGATGTTTTCCGGGGCCGAATTCCAGCCGTTGTTTCCGGAGGGTGGTGGAGCGGCCGCCGTCTTGCCAGCGATGGGGCTCACCTTCATCGCCTTCGAGGGGTATGACCTCATCACCACTGTCACAGAAGAAGTACAGAACCCGCGGGAAAACATCCCGAAAGCGATTTTCATCAGCCTCGCTGTGACTGTCGTCGTCTATCTGGCAGTTGTGACGGTCGCTATCGGGACGCTCGGGGCCGAGGGGCTTGCCGACGCTGGTGAAGCTGGCATCGCCACGGCAGCAACGTCGTTCATGCCGACCGGGTTACCGATTATCCAGAACGGTGGAGCACTCATCGTCTTTGGCGCCGTGTTCTCGACGCTCACTGCGCTTAACGCCGTCGTCATCGCGTCGTCACGCGTCGCGTTCTCGATGGGGCGTGAAGGGCAGTTACTTCCCTCGATTGGCCAGATCCACCACCGCTACGGGACGCCGTTCGTTGCCATCCTCACCAGCGCCGTCGTGATGCTTGGCTCAGTCGCACTGCCGACACAGAGCGCCGGCAATATGTCGAGCCTGTTCTTCCTGCTCTCGTTCATTATCGTCAACGTCGCGGTCATCAGACTCCGCAGGGAACGGCCGAACATGCATCGGCCATACGAGATGCCGTTCTACCCGGCACCGCCGATAATCGGTATCACACTTAATCTGATCCTGACGGGGGTGCTGATAGAGTTCCTGCTCCGGACGGATCCACTGGCACTGGCACTCAGCGGCACATGGATCTTGCTCGGCGCAGTCGTGTATTTCGCCCTCAAACGGATAAAACAGCAATCGGACCGCGAGCAGGCGACTGCCGCCAGCGAAATAACACCCGAGGCTGAAGACTAACTCATGACCAGAACACTCGACATTATCATCGCAGGCGGTGGCCGCGTCGGTTTCCAGACAGCCGAGATACTCGCCGACCGCGGTCATGATGTAACGATTATCGAACGCGACGAGCGGATGGTTTCAGATATCGCCGATCAGTGGGTAGCGACGGTTATCCAGGGTGACGCGACGGACCCGGACATCATCGAACAGGCAGGCATCGAGCGAGCGGACGCAATTGCCGCGCTTACGGGTGAAGCCGGACTGAACCTTGCGGTCTGTTTAGCTGCTGCGGAGCTAACGCCCGAGATCCGAACGGTCGCGCGTATCGACCGCACAGCCGGTGAAACGTACACCCGGTTTGTCGACGCGGTGGTCTTTCCCGAACGGGCCGGTGCGAGGGTGGCAGCAAACGAAATCCTGGGAAGCGATGTCCAGACGCTTGCCGACGTGACGGGTACCCTCGACATCATGCTCGTCCGCGTCGCTGAGGGTGCCCCGGCTGCCGGAAAAGCACTCACAGACGTCCGCTTTCCCGAGGGAACCCTCGTTGTGTCCGACGATAACGGTGAGCAGATCGCCCGTGCAGACACAACCCTGACACCAGGGAGACGCTACGTTATCGCCGTTGAACCTGATGTCGTCGACGAAGTACTGAATCTGCTTCGCGGCTAGTGGCTTGTGGTCAGCCTACCCCCTCGTAGCGCTCTCCGCGAGATTCGCTTGGTCCTACGAATAGCCATCGGCGGTCGGGACGCGACACAGGGAGGCGTGAAAATCCGTCGCTGTAGTACGACCAGCCGCGGCACCTACACGCGCCGGGACAGCGACGCTCGGAGCTCGCCGGCAAGTTCTCGGTGCCCGTCCTCGGCGAGGCTGTCGGTGACGACCTTCAGCGCAGCCCCGGAGCCGCCGACGTAGAGACTGCCACCGTCTTTCTCGACCATCACTACGTCAGTCACCTCGGCGACAGCCCGGAGGCTTGCCCGAGCGTCGTCGGTCACGCCGCCGAGCAGGAACGTGAGCGTCGCGCCGTCGTCGGTCCCGCCGGCGACCGTCTCGCCGAGGGCCTGATGGCGAGCCACTTCCCGTAACGTTACGTCAGTCAGTTCCGCCACGGTAGGGCCGGAGTCGGTCTCCGGTCGTGTCGTCCGCTCATCGCCGAGCGCGTCGGCTACTTTGACTACATCGTGGGTTTCACGAGTATCGTGTGTTCGGATAATGTGTGCGCCGCGTTCGACTTCCATCGTCGCCGCGGCCAGTGACACGGCGAGCTGGTTCTCCGTCTCGGGCTGATCGGCCAGATCACCGAGGAAGTCCTCGCGGTTGGTCGCGGTGAGCATCGGCCGATCGAAGGCGCGGAACTCTCGGAGGCGGCGGAACATCTCCCAGTTGTCCTCGAACTCCTTGCCGTCGTACCAGCCGCCGAAGGCCGGGTCGATGATGGTCCTGTCTGTGAACCCGTCCCGCTGGAGCGCCTCGAAGATGTCGTCGATAGTTTTCAGTGCACCAGGGCTGGCCAGGTCCGGCGGACTGGCCATCTTGACGACCGGCATGTCGTGGTCCTCGACGACTCCTTTCATCTCCGGGTCGGCGAAGCCACACACGTCGTTGATGAGGTCGAAACCGTGGCCGATGGCCTCCTCAGCAACCTCGGCATAGCGCGTTTCGAGTGACAGTGGCACGTCGGCGTCAAGTTCGTCGACGAGCGGCGCGACCTCTTCGAGCCGGTCTTTCTCCATCTCGACCGGCTTGGACTCGTATTTGGGGTTGGCTGATTGGAGGCCGACATCGATGATGTCCGCGCCGGCGGGGACGAGGTTCTCCTCGATAGCGTCGGCGGCTTCCGCGGGGTCCAGATACACGCTCGGCTTGTACCCGGAGTTCGAACTCATGTTCAGCACGCTCATGACGCGCGTCGGGTGACCATCGCCCACCGGAAGGCCGTCGATTTCGACCGTTCGCATACCGCTCTCTGAGGACTGTGGATACAAAGGTCCCGCGACATCGGCGGGTCGGTGACGCCATGCAACGTATCACTGACACAGAAACACCGAGTTTTATATACAGCGTTGCATGATTTGTACGGGATGGGTGGGGAGTTAACGGTCTCATTCGATCTCGATTCGTTCGAGACTGTCACACAGCAGTTGATGGCTGCGGAGTCCGAACGTGAGATATGCGAGATCGCAATGTCGGGGATTTCGTCCGTGTTCGACGTGCCACTCGGAGCGCTGTGGCTGTATGACAGCGACGCTTCGGAACTGCAGTTGGCGGCGTCGACGGAGCGGGCGGACGAGGTATTCGACTGGCCGGTTACCTACAGACCCGGCAACAGCCTCTCGTGGGAGGCCTTCAAGCAGGACGACGTTCGGACGTACTCCGAACTCGACGACGAGCAAAGCCAGTACAATGAAAACTCCCCCGTCAGTAGCGAGATCATCCTGCCACTTGCCGAGTACGGCGTTATCAACATTGGGTCGCTTACTCCAGTTACGTTCGACAATGAAATGGTCCGACTCGCGCGGATGTACGCGACGCACGTTCAGGCGGCACTGCAGAAAGCCGAGCGCGAACACGACCTCCGCGTCCAGCGCGACCGGATGGAACAGCTCATCGGCGTCGTCTCACACGATCTTCGGAACCCGCTTCACGTTGTCGAGGGACGGCTCGAACTCGTTCGAGAAACCGGCGACCTGTCCCATCTCGACGACGCAGCGGAAGGCGTGGCTCGAATGGAATCGCTCATCGATGACCTGCTGACCCTCGCAAAGAAGGGGTATGCAGTCGAAGATCGCACCACCATTTCGCTTGACAACATTGTCGAACGGACGTGGGAGATGGCCAGAACAGCCGACGCAACGCTGAAAATCGAAGGGTCTGCCCCAGTGTTCGGTGACCAGAACCGCCTCAAACAAGTGTTCGAGAACCTCTTTCGGAACGCGGCGGACCACGCGGGCGACGACGTGACCGTCTGGGTCGGTCCACTTGTCGATGACGAGGCAGCCGAGACAGACAGGGCAGACGAGCGAGGGGAGGGCCGAGTGACAGGCTTCTACGTCGCCGACGACGGACCGGGTATCCCATCCGACAAACTGAACGACGTTCTCTTGGTCGACGGCCTTTCAGGCAGTGACAACGGCCTCGGCCTGTCTATCGTTGCACAGATCACCGACGCCCACGGCTGGGACATCTCGGTGACCGAAAGCAGGGCCGGCGGCGCACGATTCGAAGTGACTGACGGGACAAAACCGGTCTCACCCTTCCACTCCTGGTAGTGCGGATACGGCGACCGACAGCACCCGAACTGGGAGCCAGTGCTGTCCGCGACGGGATTGACAGATTTATTTGCTCGCCCACTGTATGGTACGTCAGTGCAGACCCCGGAACAGGACATCGAGGCCGTGCTGAAGGAGTCAGGCCCGGATTACGAGGGGTTCCAGTTCGAGACCCCGGGAGGGGGCCACCAGAGCGATGTCTACATGGTGACACTGCGCCACAACGGCGAGGCGTACGAGGTGGTCGTGAAGTTCAAGCCACAGGGCGATGTCCCGTTCGCCGTCGAACCCTGTCTCCACGACTTTGTCGCCGACCGGACCGATATCCCTGTTCCACACATCCTTGTCTACGAAGACAATCCCGACGTTGATGTCCCGCCGTATTTCGTCACCG includes the following:
- a CDS encoding TrkA family potassium uptake protein, whose product is MARTKRFIIAGGGRVGRQTAENLVDQGHDVLLIESDEERVEALSDAYIGPVIHGDATRPSILQQADLAEADAIAALTDEPGTNLAICMEAQQYAPSIRTIARAETEADHEYDEVVDATLLPEYLGGDHAADILTGEDIRTLVYPTADLDIIKVTVAPSAPVAGRRLDEIALPSGSLLISTADRTELAGADTVLEPDEQYILAVETDVVDEVLNLMRG
- a CDS encoding APC family permease — encoded protein: MSKSQTRSPEAELGLLDATMIGMGAMIGAGIFVLTGLAAEIAGPAAILVFALNGVVTAFTGLSYAELAASIPKSGGGYAFVREIFDDFASFIMGWMLWFAYMIAGALYALGFAPNFLELLHVYGVVPSPDQVGAVAVPVIDVALPPAFLLAFIAVLGLVALNAVSTAASGSVETIFTIIKVSILVVFVAFGLASPMFSGAEFQPLFPEGGGAAAVLPAMGLTFIAFEGYDLITTVTEEVQNPRENIPKAIFISLAVTVVVYLAVVTVAIGTLGAEGLADAGEAGIATAATSFMPTGLPIIQNGGALIVFGAVFSTLTALNAVVIASSRVAFSMGREGQLLPSIGQIHHRYGTPFVAILTSAVVMLGSVALPTQSAGNMSSLFFLLSFIIVNVAVIRLRRERPNMHRPYEMPFYPAPPIIGITLNLILTGVLIEFLLRTDPLALALSGTWILLGAVVYFALKRIKQQSDREQATAASEITPEAED
- a CDS encoding TrkA family potassium uptake protein, producing MTRTLDIIIAGGGRVGFQTAEILADRGHDVTIIERDERMVSDIADQWVATVIQGDATDPDIIEQAGIERADAIAALTGEAGLNLAVCLAAAELTPEIRTVARIDRTAGETYTRFVDAVVFPERAGARVAANEILGSDVQTLADVTGTLDIMLVRVAEGAPAAGKALTDVRFPEGTLVVSDDNGEQIARADTTLTPGRRYVIAVEPDVVDEVLNLLRG
- a CDS encoding dihydropteroate synthase, translating into MRTVEIDGLPVGDGHPTRVMSVLNMSSNSGYKPSVYLDPAEAADAIEENLVPAGADIIDVGLQSANPKYESKPVEMEKDRLEEVAPLVDELDADVPLSLETRYAEVAEEAIGHGFDLINDVCGFADPEMKGVVEDHDMPVVKMASPPDLASPGALKTIDDIFEALQRDGFTDRTIIDPAFGGWYDGKEFEDNWEMFRRLREFRAFDRPMLTATNREDFLGDLADQPETENQLAVSLAAATMEVERGAHIIRTHDTRETHDVVKVADALGDERTTRPETDSGPTVAELTDVTLREVARHQALGETVAGGTDDGATLTFLLGGVTDDARASLRAVAEVTDVVMVEKDGGSLYVGGSGAALKVVTDSLAEDGHRELAGELRASLSRRV
- a CDS encoding HAMP domain-containing sensor histidine kinase: MGGELTVSFDLDSFETVTQQLMAAESEREICEIAMSGISSVFDVPLGALWLYDSDASELQLAASTERADEVFDWPVTYRPGNSLSWEAFKQDDVRTYSELDDEQSQYNENSPVSSEIILPLAEYGVINIGSLTPVTFDNEMVRLARMYATHVQAALQKAEREHDLRVQRDRMEQLIGVVSHDLRNPLHVVEGRLELVRETGDLSHLDDAAEGVARMESLIDDLLTLAKKGYAVEDRTTISLDNIVERTWEMARTADATLKIEGSAPVFGDQNRLKQVFENLFRNAADHAGDDVTVWVGPLVDDEAAETDRADERGEGRVTGFYVADDGPGIPSDKLNDVLLVDGLSGSDNGLGLSIVAQITDAHGWDISVTESRAGGARFEVTDGTKPVSPFHSW